The following coding sequences lie in one Carassius carassius chromosome 1, fCarCar2.1, whole genome shotgun sequence genomic window:
- the LOC132152198 gene encoding nuclear factor interleukin-3-regulated protein-like, whose amino-acid sequence MYEESSEEMRVLNATAPSSTVSFTDEAVSILTSSSLLARSLLGRTSALKRKDTSSSNSSVRRKREFIPHEKKDDGYWDKRKKNNEAAKRSREKRRVNDMVLENRVLALLEENARLRAELLALKFRFGLIKDPSNASILPLTTGTCIPQPSAPHYYLPHGDGPPQAGPMLINQSQSGPQSGRSIREANSMSEDSGFSTPGGSSVGSPVFFEDRLSEHGTLSPHQTDELVYESHHSPTDVLAMGHVPMPSTRMEPVDSMKSLPHKLRFKSPGGSECDNSGDQQSPVLPTVSPRVHSLSGTTEGVGYWTPQDGEDARKVMPPQQQQYRNYSHNVKPNESQYQAENSMLKSQLSSLSEEVAQLKKLFSEQLLTKTN is encoded by the coding sequence ATGTATGAAGAGTCGTCTGAGGAGATGAGGGTGTTGAATGCGACTGCTCCCAGTAGCACAGTGTCTTTCACCGATGAGGCTGTGTCCATCCTGACTTCTAGTAGTTTGCTTGCACGCTCACTACTGGGTCGAACATCGGCACTTAAACGCAAAGACACCAGTTCATCCAACAGCTCTGTGAGACGTAAGCGGGAGTTTATTCCTCACGAGAAGAAGGATGATGGCTACTGGGACAAGCGCAAGAAAAACAATGAAGCCGCAAAGCGCTCTCGCGAAAAACGGCGAGTAAATGACATGGTCCTGGAAAACCGCGTGCTGGCGCTGCTCGAGGAGAACGCTAGGTTACGAGCCGAACTGCTAGCACTGAAATTTCGCTTCGGCCTCATTAAAGATCCCTCGAATGCTTCTATACTTCCGCTCACAACAGGAACCTGCATCCCACAACCTTCGGCGCCACATTACTACCTTCCACATGGGGATGGCCCTCCCCAAGCTGGTCCGATGTTGATAAATCAGTCCCAAAGTGGACCGCAATCTGGGCGAAGTATCAGAGAAGCCAACAGTATGTCAGAAGACTCAGGTTTCTCCACGCCTGGAGGCTCCAGTGTTGGAAGTCCAGTCTTCTTTGAAGACAGACTAAGCGAGCATGGAACGTTGTCTCCACATCAAACAGATGAGCTGGTTTACGAGTCCCATCACTCCCCAACTGATGTTTTAGCAATGGGACACGTCCCCATGCCATCCACCCGGATGGAGCCGGTGGACAGTATGAAGAGTCTTCCGCACAAGCTGAGGTTCAAGTCTCCAGGTGGCAGCGAATGTGACAATTCTGGAGACCAACAAAGTCCTGTGCTGCCCACTGTTAGCCCAAGAGTTCACAGCCTTTCAGGGACAACCGAAGGAGTGGGTTACTGGACACCGCAAGATGGAGAAGATGCCCGAAAAGTCATGCCACCACAGCAGCAGCAGTACAGGAATTACAGCCACAATGTGAAGCCAAACGAATCACAATACCAAGCCGAGAACAGCATGCTCAAGTCTCAGCTCAGCTCTCTCAGCGAGGAAGTGGCTCAGCTCAAAAAGCTCTTCTCCGAGCAGTTGCTCACCAAAACAAATTAA
- the LOC132152190 gene encoding uncharacterized protein LOC132152190, whose product MESESLEISTNSSAGKTLKNTESFLDYSDLLHSPQSNIRHSRLLKPKPNMSCRRKREFIPDDNKDASYWEKRRKNNEAAKRSREKRRYNDMILENRVMVLNDENVRLKTELLQLKLRFGMISTASYVEKSQQIGGAVNGSPGGNSTSSSTTSRFYPNDYSSVSQMMMNSDSSETDQSVRGDRHVKMAKYSPRGSLSDMSDGSSRDSPEPLLYDIKQEGMGLDMDIVNSTATHIMLNIHSRLPAVLHQHTFEPGYSANQQKQRCQETIASSVAPQPAQRSVILYRSSSASYPVETQEMIPKEQQNLTQPIEGPTGSPKSLAEVSKRLERKTLDSPPYEHPDGEAADRQAYIAQQQTPRVDASAPDLLMRPEKGDEAQIYHCSNGNLENDEPPMLAYEGGLRQEEYYESHSGKDTSSSDGDPRSSDKEGSTDDESPSSSCSDTGSNHPHIFMTQISFSPSQCKDGQVEIKGTALPHKLRLKHRAQSDGRASSQDSPTTPPANSQPLPQHPYLDLSQPGSQSSPGF is encoded by the coding sequence ATGGAAAGTGAGAGCTTAGAAATTTCAACAAATTCCAGTGCTGGCAAAACTTTAAAGAACACAGAGAGCTTTCTGGACTACAGTGATCTTCTCCATTCTCCTCAAAGCAACATTCGCCACAGCCGCCTTCTCAAACCAAAGCCCAACATGAGCTGTCGACGCAAGCGTGAGTTCATCCCAGATGACAATAAGGATGCATCTTACTGGGAAAAGCGACGCAAGAACAATGAGGCTGCCAAGCGTTCCCGGGAGAAACGGCGCTATAATGACATGATCCTCGAAAACAGAGTTATGGTGCTGAACGATGAAAATGTACGTCTGAAAACGGAGCTTTTACAACTTAAGCTCAGGTTTGGTATGATAAGTACAGCCTCCTATGTGGAAAAGAGTCAGCAGATTGGTGGAGCAGTCAATGGAAGTCCTGGGGGAAACTCCACGTCCTCCTCTACCACAAGCCGTTTCTACCCTAATGATTACTCAAGTGTTTCTCAGATGATGATGAACTCTGATTCTTCTGAAACAGACCAGTCTGTTCGAGGGGACAGGCATGTGAAAATGGCAAAGTACTCCCCACGAGGTTCTCTCTCCGATATGTCCGATGGCTCCTCTCGGGACAGCCCAGAGCCACTTTTGTATGACATCAAGCAGGAGGGGATGGGTCTAGACATGGACATTGTCAACAGCACTGCCACACATATCATGTTAAACATTCATTCTAGATTGCCTGCAGTACTTCACCAGCACACTTTTGAGCCAGGTTATTCAGCCAACCAACAGAAGCAACGATGCCAAGAGACCATTGCAAGTTCAGTCGCTCCACAACCTGCTCAAAGAAGTGTTATCCTATACCGTTCAAGCAGTGCCTCATATCCTGTGGAAACTCAGGAAATGATTCCTAAAGAACAGCAGAACCTCACACAGCCTATTGAGGGACCAACTGGAAGTCCCAAAAGCTTGGCAGAGGTGTCTAAACGGCTAGAGAGAAAGACTTTGGACTCTCCTCCTTATGAGCACCCAGATGGGGAAGCAGCCGACAGGCAAGCTTACATTGCTCAACAACAGACACCCAGGGTTGATGCTTCTGCCCCAGATCTTCTAATGAGACCAGAGAAAGGAGATGAAGCACAGATATACCACTGTTCTAATGGAAACTTAGAGAATGATGAGCCACCAATGCTGGCCTACGAAGGAGGCTTGAGACAAGAAGAGTACTACGAGAGTCACTCTGGAAAGGACACTTCCTCAAGTGACGGGGATCCCCGCAGCTCTGATAAAGAGGGCTCCACCGATGATGAGTCTCCCTCTTCTTCTTGCTCTGATACAGGGAGCAACCATCCTCACATATTCATGACCCAGATCTCCTTCTCACCAAGCCAATGCAAAGACGGCCAAGTGGAAATTAAAGGCACTGCCCTACCCCACAAATTGAGACTCAAACACAGAGCTCAGAGCGATGGGAGAGCATCGTCTCAAGACTCACCGACGACACCACCTGCTAACTCTCAGCCATTACCTCAGCATCCTTACCTGGACTTGTCTCAACCTGGCAGCCAGTCGAGTCCAGGGTTTTAA